A genomic region of Synechococcus sp. NOUM97013 contains the following coding sequences:
- a CDS encoding DUF2231 domain-containing protein, producing the protein MLELLPPLNDKNLPWLDVIHPIVVHFVIAMALISVVFDLVGVITRRRNLFEVSFWNLVVATVAIFVAIIFGQIEAGLANPYGASRDILNYHSTIGWSLAGVLGLLTGWRYVVRQKDPTHLPAGFLVIDGVLATLVFCQVYLGDKLVWVYGLHTVPVVEAIRSGAVS; encoded by the coding sequence ATGCTCGAGCTGCTTCCACCGCTCAACGACAAAAACCTTCCCTGGTTGGATGTCATTCATCCAATCGTGGTGCACTTTGTGATCGCGATGGCGCTGATCAGCGTCGTTTTTGATCTGGTTGGTGTGATCACGCGACGAAGAAATCTCTTCGAAGTGAGCTTCTGGAATCTTGTGGTGGCCACGGTGGCCATCTTCGTAGCGATCATTTTCGGCCAGATTGAAGCTGGTCTAGCTAATCCTTACGGGGCCTCCCGCGACATCCTCAACTACCACAGCACCATTGGCTGGTCTCTGGCGGGGGTGTTAGGCCTCCTGACCGGATGGCGCTATGTGGTTCGGCAAAAAGATCCCACCCATTTGCCTGCTGGCTTTCTCGTGATTGATGGAGTGCTGGCAACCCTCGTGTTCTGCCAGGTCTATCTCGGAGACAAGCTGGTTTGGGTCTACGGACTGCACACCGTTCCTGTGGTGGAAGCCATTCGTAGTGGAGCGGTTTCATGA
- a CDS encoding DUF2231 domain-containing protein: MTAISLIHLMAIPSPINDIAEQLGANDLPYAIPIHPNLVHFTIGLFAIGVAFDFAGAFYPLEKRVFRYLALPVTRSGFHDVGWYNVLACSVITFFTVAAGFYEMLLAVPLPGIRNVIGQNAINTMLWHGIGGVALLLAIVAMTIWRGYQRFVWRKDFGRQVSWLYLGCGTLILLIMGLHGSLGAWLASEFGVHITADQLLAAGADLKEALP; this comes from the coding sequence ATGACAGCGATCAGCCTGATCCACCTGATGGCCATTCCATCGCCCATCAACGACATCGCTGAGCAACTGGGGGCGAACGATCTCCCTTATGCCATTCCGATCCATCCGAATTTGGTGCACTTCACCATTGGATTGTTCGCCATCGGCGTCGCGTTTGATTTTGCAGGTGCGTTCTATCCGCTTGAAAAAAGGGTTTTCCGCTATCTCGCCCTGCCCGTTACCCGCAGTGGATTTCACGATGTGGGTTGGTACAACGTGCTCGCCTGCAGCGTCATCACCTTTTTCACGGTGGCCGCCGGCTTCTACGAGATGCTCCTGGCCGTCCCGCTGCCGGGAATTCGCAATGTGATTGGTCAGAATGCCATTAACACGATGCTTTGGCACGGCATTGGTGGTGTTGCCTTGCTACTGGCCATCGTGGCGATGACCATCTGGCGCGGCTACCAACGTTTCGTCTGGCGCAAGGATTTTGGCCGTCAAGTGTCCTGGCTCTATCTGGGCTGCGGAACCCTCATCCTGCTGATCATGGGCTTGCACGGAAGCCTCGGTGCCTGGCTAGCCAGTGAATTCGGTGTTCACATCACCGCAGATCAGCTTCTTGCGGCGGGTGCAGATCTCAAGGAGGCCCTGCCATGA
- a CDS encoding SulP family inorganic anion transporter: protein MFLNHISTRNIKGDVFGGVTAAVVALPMALAFGVASGAGAAAGLWGAVIIGLVASLFGGTPTLISEPTGPMTVVFTAVILSFTSQIPDQATALAMAFTTVILAGVFQILFGFFRLGRYITMMPYTVISGFMSGIGVILVILQLAPFLGQSSPSGGVVGTLTALPELFSNIQPMELTLAVVTLLILWFTPEQWKRWVPPQLLALLIGTFLSFTLLGDAELRRIPEFSADFPSFQMPNFTGGQLRVMVVNGAVLGMLGCIDALLTSVVADSLTRTEHDSNKELIGQGLGNVVSGLFGGLPGAGATMGTVVNIQAGGRSALSGIVRALILMLVILLFAGAASAIPLAVLAGIALKVGFDIIDWSFLQRAHHLSIKAACITYGVIALTVLVDLIWAVFIGVFVANVLTIERMTALQSKGVKTISTTDDDVELPPDQQEILDQASGRLLLFQLTGPMIFGVAKTISREHNAIEECEAVLFDLTEVSHLGVTASLALENAIKEAIEVGRSVYLVVMNGATRNRLEKLKLLELLPEEHVSEDRGKILRLAVEELPLLQEV, encoded by the coding sequence GTGTTCCTGAATCACATCAGCACCCGCAACATCAAAGGCGATGTCTTCGGTGGGGTGACTGCTGCGGTGGTTGCGCTGCCGATGGCTCTCGCCTTTGGTGTGGCGTCAGGGGCAGGGGCTGCTGCTGGCCTCTGGGGTGCCGTGATCATCGGTTTGGTGGCCTCCCTGTTCGGGGGCACCCCCACATTGATCTCTGAACCCACCGGTCCAATGACCGTGGTGTTCACCGCCGTCATCCTCAGCTTCACCAGCCAGATTCCCGACCAGGCCACTGCTCTGGCCATGGCGTTCACCACGGTGATCCTGGCAGGTGTTTTCCAGATCCTGTTCGGCTTTTTCCGACTGGGGCGTTACATCACGATGATGCCCTACACCGTGATTTCGGGCTTCATGTCCGGCATCGGTGTGATCCTGGTCATCCTTCAACTAGCGCCGTTTCTTGGCCAGAGCAGCCCATCTGGCGGTGTTGTGGGAACCCTCACGGCCCTGCCAGAGCTGTTCTCCAACATCCAGCCCATGGAGCTCACCCTGGCTGTGGTGACGCTGTTGATCCTCTGGTTCACGCCTGAGCAGTGGAAGCGCTGGGTCCCCCCTCAGCTGCTCGCGTTGTTGATCGGCACGTTTCTCTCCTTCACTTTGCTCGGGGACGCTGAATTGCGACGGATCCCTGAGTTCTCGGCGGACTTCCCCAGTTTCCAGATGCCCAACTTCACCGGCGGGCAGCTTCGGGTGATGGTGGTCAATGGTGCGGTTCTGGGCATGCTCGGTTGCATTGATGCCCTTCTCACCTCCGTGGTGGCTGACAGCCTCACCCGCACCGAGCACGACTCCAACAAGGAATTGATCGGCCAGGGTCTTGGCAATGTTGTGTCTGGTCTGTTCGGAGGCTTGCCTGGAGCTGGCGCCACGATGGGCACAGTGGTGAATATCCAGGCCGGCGGCCGTTCGGCCCTCTCTGGAATCGTCCGCGCCCTGATTCTGATGCTGGTGATCCTGCTGTTTGCAGGAGCTGCATCGGCCATCCCACTGGCCGTGCTGGCCGGTATTGCTCTGAAGGTCGGTTTCGACATCATCGACTGGAGCTTCCTGCAACGGGCCCATCACCTGTCGATCAAGGCAGCCTGCATCACCTATGGCGTGATTGCTCTCACCGTTCTCGTGGATCTGATCTGGGCAGTGTTCATCGGCGTGTTTGTGGCCAATGTGCTCACCATCGAGCGGATGACGGCCCTTCAATCCAAGGGAGTGAAGACCATCAGCACCACAGATGATGATGTGGAACTGCCTCCCGACCAGCAGGAGATTCTGGATCAAGCTTCAGGACGTCTGCTGCTGTTCCAACTCACTGGGCCGATGATTTTCGGTGTGGCAAAAACGATCAGCCGGGAGCACAACGCCATCGAAGAGTGTGAGGCGGTGCTGTTTGACCTCACAGAAGTTTCCCATCTGGGAGTGACTGCATCCCTTGCGCTGGAAAATGCCATCAAAGAAGCGATTGAAGTGGGCCGCTCGGTTTATTTGGTGGTGATGAATGGGGCCACGCGCAATCGGCTCGAGAAACTCAAGCTGCTGGAGCTTCTCCCCGAGGAGCACGTCAGCGAAGATCGTGGAAAGATCCTCCGCTTAGCCGTCGAGGAGCTGCCCTTACTTCAGGAGGTCTGA
- a CDS encoding cytochrome c oxidase subunit II, which produces MTSTQTPKKGFPLRLLIVVAIAVLVDALLSVQVARWSYAWLPVPASTAAPYVDDLFSLEVGIGAFIFIGSVGFILWSVIFSRAEKYDESDGLPIEGNTKLEITWTVIPFVIVMALAFYSIQVNEKLASLGPKQKYDVAVNQAPDAVATVDARRDIGPIDVIARQWSWEFVYPNGVRSSELHLPVNQRANFQLSSEDVLHGFYIPAFRLKQDIIPGSVISYSITPTREGRYRLRDSMFSGAYFSKNQTDVIVESDQSYETWLKATAKRPLVQGLSPGTPLYAKRLKDGDRGWATVAPATPPMVNDPGNPDEPHDA; this is translated from the coding sequence ATGACATCCACACAAACCCCCAAGAAAGGATTCCCCCTCCGGTTGCTGATCGTTGTTGCGATCGCAGTTCTAGTCGATGCTCTCTTAAGCGTTCAGGTTGCGCGCTGGTCCTATGCATGGCTTCCTGTCCCTGCATCAACAGCAGCGCCCTATGTCGATGATCTGTTCAGTCTTGAAGTGGGGATTGGAGCCTTCATTTTCATCGGCTCCGTGGGATTCATCCTTTGGTCTGTGATCTTCAGCCGAGCTGAGAAATACGATGAAAGTGACGGTCTTCCCATCGAAGGCAACACCAAACTGGAAATCACGTGGACGGTGATTCCCTTCGTGATCGTGATGGCTTTGGCCTTCTATTCGATCCAAGTGAACGAAAAGCTGGCATCCCTGGGTCCCAAACAGAAATACGACGTTGCAGTCAATCAAGCCCCCGATGCCGTAGCAACGGTGGACGCACGTCGTGACATCGGGCCGATCGATGTGATCGCCCGCCAGTGGTCCTGGGAGTTCGTCTATCCAAATGGTGTACGGAGCTCAGAACTTCATTTACCGGTCAATCAGCGGGCCAATTTTCAGCTCAGCTCGGAGGATGTATTGCATGGCTTCTACATCCCCGCATTCCGTCTGAAGCAGGACATCATTCCCGGGAGTGTGATCTCTTACAGCATCACACCGACCCGGGAAGGTCGTTATCGCTTGCGCGACTCGATGTTCAGCGGCGCTTACTTCTCTAAAAATCAGACCGACGTGATTGTCGAGTCGGATCAGTCCTACGAAACATGGCTGAAGGCCACGGCCAAACGTCCACTGGTGCAGGGACTGAGCCCAGGAACACCTCTTTACGCCAAGCGACTTAAAGACGGTGACCGTGGCTGGGCCACGGTTGCTCCCGCAACACCACCGATGGTCAACGACCCCGGCAATCCCGACGAGCCCCACGACGCCTGA
- a CDS encoding GMC oxidoreductase produces the protein MIIDDRHYDIIVIGSGAGGGTLAGALSRAGRRVLLLERGEAMALSDQNVADVDLLRKDRYHPKDERWFGPDGDPIAPQTAYALGGNTKIWGAVLERMREREFGEVKLQQGMSPAWPLDYGTLAPYYDKAEALYHVHGKVGVDPTEPPRTKDFEHLPRPLTPFLEPLREGLERQGCQPYDLPISWSDNQDDPSGDAQLYGLDNADTNNLQVRTLATVQRLHVNPSGREVKGVEADVDGEAWLFSADLIVLAAGAINTPAILLRSSNERHSGGLANRSEQVGRNLMNLQLTSILQKASEANSGRYARSLGINDYYWGDKNVSFPLGHIQAAGGVLQDALFAESPPVLSLVSKMIPDAGIERLASRSVAWWAMTEVLPDPENRVWLNNNQVRINYIHNNREAHDRLVYRWIDTLKAIEADPQTQGVTSQPVHPRGEAPLSVVGFACGTCRMGHDAATSVVDADGKCHDVDNLYIADTSVFASCPSVGPGLTTIALALRLADTLDRKIRG, from the coding sequence ATGATCATTGACGATCGCCACTACGACATCATCGTTATCGGCAGTGGTGCCGGGGGAGGCACTCTCGCGGGTGCACTGAGTCGTGCTGGACGCCGAGTCCTGCTGCTCGAACGTGGCGAAGCCATGGCACTCAGCGACCAGAACGTCGCAGATGTGGATCTGCTGCGAAAGGATCGCTACCACCCCAAGGATGAGCGCTGGTTCGGACCTGACGGTGACCCGATCGCACCGCAAACCGCCTATGCGCTGGGAGGCAACACCAAGATCTGGGGTGCGGTTTTGGAGCGGATGCGGGAACGGGAGTTCGGCGAGGTGAAACTGCAGCAGGGCATGTCTCCCGCCTGGCCCCTTGATTACGGCACTCTGGCCCCGTACTACGACAAGGCCGAAGCGCTTTACCACGTGCATGGCAAGGTCGGTGTGGATCCCACCGAGCCACCACGCACCAAAGATTTCGAGCATCTGCCACGTCCATTAACACCGTTCCTCGAGCCGTTACGCGAAGGCTTGGAGCGTCAGGGTTGTCAGCCCTATGACCTGCCGATCAGCTGGTCCGACAATCAGGATGACCCCAGCGGCGACGCCCAGCTCTATGGGCTCGACAACGCCGACACCAACAACCTGCAGGTGCGCACCCTCGCCACCGTTCAACGGCTGCATGTGAATCCATCGGGCCGGGAAGTGAAGGGAGTGGAAGCCGATGTGGACGGAGAGGCCTGGCTGTTTTCAGCCGATCTGATCGTGCTGGCCGCAGGCGCCATCAACACCCCAGCAATCCTGCTGCGCTCCAGCAACGAGCGGCATTCGGGGGGACTCGCCAATCGCTCCGAACAGGTGGGACGCAATCTGATGAATCTTCAGCTCACGTCAATCCTGCAAAAAGCATCCGAAGCGAACAGCGGCCGCTATGCGCGATCCCTTGGGATCAATGACTACTACTGGGGAGACAAGAACGTCAGTTTTCCACTCGGCCACATTCAGGCCGCCGGCGGCGTACTGCAGGATGCCTTGTTCGCGGAATCACCTCCGGTGCTCTCCCTGGTGAGCAAGATGATTCCCGATGCTGGGATCGAACGTCTGGCGTCACGGTCCGTGGCGTGGTGGGCCATGACCGAAGTGCTGCCTGATCCAGAAAACCGCGTTTGGCTGAACAACAATCAAGTCCGTATCAATTACATCCACAACAACCGCGAAGCACACGATCGTCTCGTCTACCGCTGGATCGACACCCTCAAGGCGATCGAGGCGGACCCCCAGACCCAGGGAGTGACATCGCAGCCGGTGCATCCCCGGGGGGAAGCTCCATTGAGTGTGGTTGGCTTCGCCTGCGGCACCTGCCGCATGGGACACGATGCCGCCACATCCGTTGTGGATGCTGACGGCAAATGCCACGACGTCGACAACCTTTACATCGCCGACACCAGCGTGTTTGCCAGTTGCCCGAGTGTTGGACCAGGACTCACCACCATCGCTCTGGCCCTACGTCTCGCCGACACCCTTGATCGCAAAATCCGAGGTTGA
- a CDS encoding calcium/sodium antiporter produces the protein MPEFLQSLLEILVGIGLLFAGGEVFVQGAVTLSLIFGIPQLVIGLTVVSFGTSAPELFVSVSSVLEGMDSLAVSNVVGSNIFNVMVVLGSSALVMPLRVESRLVRRDVPVMIAVSAAVWGMASAGRVTWQSGAALLLALVINSIWEIRTAREEPESVEEAEPDVNPEQGKRGVLKAVLSLLLGILLLGVGSKVLVAGASGAAMLLGVSQAVIGLTIVSAGTSMPELITSLVAALKGKTDLAIGNVVGSNLLNQLLVLGTSAVAASGTGGLEVGALLIERDMPVMVLTALACLPIFWTKGQITRLEGGILLGLYIFYVVDQVLPRTLPTWQDEFRLVVLCLVLPAVIVLIVTQAGLYWRQLHRNRP, from the coding sequence ATGCCCGAGTTCCTGCAATCGCTCCTGGAAATTCTGGTCGGAATCGGCCTGCTGTTCGCTGGCGGCGAGGTGTTTGTTCAAGGGGCGGTCACCCTTTCCCTGATTTTTGGCATCCCGCAGCTGGTGATTGGACTCACCGTGGTGTCCTTCGGCACCAGCGCTCCTGAACTGTTTGTCAGCGTGAGTTCAGTGCTTGAAGGCATGGACTCCCTGGCCGTGAGCAATGTGGTCGGGAGCAACATCTTCAACGTGATGGTGGTGCTCGGCAGCAGTGCTCTGGTGATGCCGCTTCGGGTGGAAAGCCGCCTTGTCCGGAGGGACGTGCCGGTGATGATTGCCGTCTCAGCGGCTGTTTGGGGCATGGCCTCCGCTGGGCGCGTCACCTGGCAATCAGGGGCAGCACTGTTGCTGGCTCTGGTGATCAACTCGATCTGGGAGATCCGCACCGCCCGCGAAGAACCGGAGAGCGTCGAGGAAGCCGAGCCCGATGTGAACCCTGAGCAGGGCAAACGCGGGGTGCTGAAAGCAGTTTTGTCTCTGTTGCTGGGCATCCTGCTACTCGGGGTTGGTTCCAAGGTGCTGGTCGCTGGCGCCTCAGGAGCCGCAATGCTTTTAGGAGTCAGCCAAGCCGTGATCGGCCTGACCATTGTGTCCGCCGGCACCTCGATGCCGGAACTGATCACGTCGCTGGTGGCTGCCCTCAAAGGCAAGACTGATCTGGCCATCGGCAACGTTGTCGGCAGCAATCTTCTGAACCAGCTGCTGGTGCTGGGCACGAGTGCGGTGGCTGCCAGCGGAACAGGCGGTCTTGAGGTGGGCGCTCTGCTGATCGAACGTGACATGCCCGTCATGGTGTTGACCGCATTGGCGTGTCTGCCCATTTTTTGGACCAAAGGACAGATCACCCGTCTGGAGGGGGGCATCCTCCTCGGCCTTTACATCTTTTATGTCGTGGATCAGGTGCTTCCACGCACCCTGCCCACATGGCAAGACGAGTTCCGGCTGGTGGTTCTCTGTCTTGTGCTTCCCGCTGTGATTGTTCTGATCGTGACGCAGGCTGGTCTCTACTGGCGCCAACTTCATCGCAACCGTCCCTGA
- the pyrC gene encoding dihydroorotase → MVQVPSSLVLRRPDDWHVHLRDGAMLQAVLPSTARTFARAIVMPNLRPPITTVDAALAYRSRILSALPQGQQFEPLMTAYLTDDLDPDELERGFREGVFIAAKLYPANATTNSAAGVSDLTQIAAVLERMESIDMPLLIHGEVTDPEVDIFDREAAFIDQQLIPLRRRHPGLRIVLEHITTEQAAAYIRDEHLAGDHRLAATITPHHLHLNRNAMFMGGLRSDFYCLPVVKRECHRQALIAAATSGLPCFFLGTDSAPHPRSGKESACGCAGIFNAFHAIESYACVFEQAGALDRLEGFASEHGPRFYGLPLNDDTITLVRKQQSVPSRLEPVRAAATADDSLDESEWPVLFHAGETLPWCVA, encoded by the coding sequence TTGGTTCAGGTGCCCTCATCGCTTGTGCTCCGCCGTCCTGATGACTGGCATGTGCACTTGAGAGATGGAGCGATGCTTCAGGCCGTGCTGCCCTCGACTGCCAGAACCTTTGCACGGGCCATCGTGATGCCCAATTTGCGTCCTCCAATCACCACGGTCGACGCAGCACTCGCCTACCGCAGTCGGATTCTTTCAGCGCTTCCGCAGGGACAGCAGTTTGAGCCGCTGATGACCGCTTATCTCACTGACGATCTTGACCCCGACGAGTTGGAGCGTGGGTTTCGCGAGGGAGTGTTCATCGCAGCAAAGCTGTATCCCGCCAATGCCACCACCAATTCGGCTGCCGGTGTGAGTGATCTGACTCAGATCGCTGCGGTGCTGGAGCGCATGGAATCCATCGACATGCCCCTGCTCATTCATGGGGAGGTCACCGATCCTGAGGTGGATATTTTCGATCGGGAAGCTGCCTTCATCGACCAGCAACTGATTCCTCTGCGCCGCCGCCATCCGGGATTGCGCATCGTTCTTGAACACATCACCACCGAGCAGGCTGCTGCTTACATCCGCGATGAGCACCTTGCCGGTGATCATCGACTGGCAGCCACCATCACCCCCCATCACCTCCACCTCAATCGCAATGCGATGTTCATGGGGGGTCTGCGGAGCGATTTCTACTGTCTGCCGGTGGTCAAGCGTGAATGCCATCGCCAGGCGTTGATCGCGGCTGCCACCAGTGGTCTCCCCTGCTTCTTTCTTGGCACGGATTCAGCGCCTCATCCCCGTTCCGGCAAGGAGTCGGCTTGCGGTTGTGCCGGGATTTTTAATGCGTTTCACGCCATCGAGAGCTACGCCTGCGTCTTCGAGCAAGCCGGTGCCTTGGACCGTCTCGAGGGTTTTGCCAGTGAACATGGTCCTCGTTTTTATGGATTGCCACTCAACGACGACACCATCACGCTCGTGCGCAAGCAGCAGTCAGTCCCCTCGCGCCTAGAGCCTGTAAGAGCGGCCGCAACAGCGGACGACTCCCTTGATGAGAGCGAGTGGCCTGTGCTGTTCCACGCAGGGGAAACATTGCCTTGGTGTGTGGCTTGA
- a CDS encoding heme-copper oxidase subunit III, producing MTSANPDLALNHEPGHIKHDGHNLTGFVIFLCSESIIFLAFFVGFSLLKLTSPEWLPEGVEGLETKLPFINTVILVSSSFVAYFAERYLHRDNLWGFRALWLLTMAMGAYFVYGQYVEWSELPFHLSSGVFGGTFYLLTGFHGLHVITGILLMGLMLARSFRPNNYAKGEMGVTAVSLFWHFVDVIWIILYVLIYVWQRTT from the coding sequence ATGACCAGCGCCAATCCAGATCTCGCTCTCAATCACGAACCGGGGCACATCAAGCATGACGGCCACAACCTCACCGGTTTCGTCATTTTTCTCTGCTCAGAAAGCATCATCTTTCTGGCATTCTTCGTCGGTTTTTCACTGCTGAAACTCACCAGCCCTGAATGGCTACCAGAGGGGGTTGAAGGTCTGGAGACAAAGCTTCCCTTCATCAACACCGTCATCCTGGTGAGTTCCAGCTTCGTCGCCTATTTCGCTGAGCGCTATCTGCACAGAGACAACCTCTGGGGATTCCGTGCCCTATGGCTGCTCACCATGGCCATGGGTGCCTACTTCGTCTACGGGCAGTACGTCGAATGGTCGGAACTTCCCTTCCATCTCAGCAGCGGCGTCTTTGGTGGGACTTTCTATCTGTTAACGGGATTCCATGGACTTCATGTCATCACCGGCATCCTGCTGATGGGTCTGATGCTGGCTCGATCCTTCCGTCCCAACAACTACGCCAAAGGGGAAATGGGCGTTACAGCCGTCAGCCTGTTCTGGCATTTCGTGGATGTGATCTGGATCATCCTCTACGTGCTGATCTACGTCTGGCAACGCACCACCTGA
- a CDS encoding cbb3-type cytochrome c oxidase subunit I: protein MTSTNYDPRVLKAPHPVPGAPDNWKRFFSFNTDAKVIGIQYIGLSLFFLLVGGLLAMVMRGELITPPSDLVDPSVYNGLYTMHGTVMLFLFLFPVLNGFNNLLIPTMIGAPDMAFPKVNAAAFWLVPVFALVLLSSFFVPGGPASSGWWSYPPVSIQNPLGHLINGEFLWILAVALSGISSIMGAINFVTTILRMRAPGMGFFKMPVFIWTAWAAQTLQLIGLPALTGGAIMLLFDLSFGTSFFRPEGGGDPVLYQHFFWFYSHPAVYVMVLPVFGIFSELITVYSRKPLFGYKFVALASFIITFLGLIVWVHHMFYTGTPQWMRNLFMVTTMLIAVPTGVKVFAWLGTLWGGKIRLTTPMLFVLGGLVNFIFGGITGVMLGTVPIDIHVGNTYFVVAHFHYIIFNTIGFGIFAGIYHWFPKFTGRMYYEGLGKVHFALTFIGATLNWLPLHWAGLYGMPRRVASYDPEFAIWNVIASIGAFMLGVASIPFILNIVSSWSRGAKASANPWNAIGLEWLLPSPPPAENFEDDVPTVINEPYGYGLGRPLVEDEEFYIRRSMEA from the coding sequence ATGACCAGCACGAATTACGACCCGCGCGTGCTCAAGGCGCCGCACCCTGTTCCTGGGGCTCCCGACAACTGGAAACGCTTTTTCAGTTTCAATACTGACGCCAAGGTGATCGGTATTCAGTACATCGGCCTGTCACTGTTCTTCCTGCTTGTGGGAGGCCTGCTGGCCATGGTGATGCGTGGGGAGCTGATCACGCCACCATCCGATCTAGTTGACCCGAGTGTCTACAACGGTCTTTACACGATGCACGGGACAGTGATGCTGTTCCTGTTTCTTTTTCCGGTCCTGAATGGATTCAACAATCTCCTGATTCCCACCATGATCGGGGCGCCGGATATGGCCTTCCCCAAGGTGAATGCCGCCGCCTTCTGGCTGGTGCCTGTGTTTGCCCTGGTGTTGCTCAGCAGCTTTTTCGTACCGGGTGGTCCCGCATCATCCGGTTGGTGGTCGTATCCACCGGTCAGCATTCAGAACCCGCTCGGGCATCTGATCAACGGGGAATTTCTGTGGATTCTCGCCGTGGCGCTGTCCGGAATCTCCTCGATCATGGGCGCCATCAATTTTGTGACCACGATCCTGCGCATGCGGGCTCCTGGCATGGGTTTCTTCAAGATGCCGGTGTTTATCTGGACCGCCTGGGCCGCCCAGACCCTCCAGCTGATTGGCCTGCCCGCACTGACAGGGGGCGCCATCATGCTCCTGTTTGACCTCAGCTTCGGCACCAGTTTCTTCCGACCTGAAGGCGGTGGTGATCCGGTTCTTTATCAACACTTCTTCTGGTTTTACTCGCACCCAGCGGTGTACGTGATGGTGTTGCCGGTGTTCGGTATTTTTTCCGAACTGATCACGGTGTATTCCCGCAAGCCACTTTTCGGCTACAAGTTCGTGGCTCTGGCATCATTCATCATCACGTTCCTCGGTCTGATCGTGTGGGTTCACCACATGTTCTATACAGGAACACCGCAGTGGATGCGCAATCTGTTCATGGTCACCACCATGCTGATCGCCGTTCCAACAGGCGTGAAGGTGTTTGCATGGCTGGGCACACTCTGGGGAGGCAAAATCCGCCTCACCACTCCCATGTTGTTTGTCCTGGGAGGGCTGGTGAACTTCATCTTCGGCGGCATCACGGGTGTGATGCTTGGCACCGTTCCCATTGATATTCACGTCGGCAACACCTACTTCGTAGTCGCTCATTTCCACTACATCATCTTCAACACGATCGGATTCGGAATCTTCGCCGGCATCTACCACTGGTTTCCGAAGTTCACCGGACGCATGTATTACGAAGGTCTCGGCAAAGTACATTTCGCACTCACGTTCATCGGGGCCACCCTCAATTGGCTCCCGCTCCATTGGGCCGGCCTTTACGGCATGCCCCGCCGTGTCGCCTCCTATGACCCGGAATTTGCCATCTGGAATGTAATCGCCAGCATCGGAGCCTTCATGCTCGGGGTGGCTTCCATTCCATTCATTCTCAACATTGTCAGCTCCTGGTCACGCGGCGCCAAAGCGTCTGCCAACCCATGGAATGCGATCGGACTGGAGTGGCTGTTGCCCTCTCCACCCCCTGCCGAAAATTTTGAAGATGACGTGCCCACGGTGATCAATGAGCCCTATGGCTACGGACTTGGGCGCCCCCTCGTTGAGGATGAGGAGTTCTACATCCGCCGATCCATGGAGGCCTAA